Proteins encoded in a region of the Thermocaproicibacter melissae genome:
- a CDS encoding asparagine synthase-related protein: MPGFFISNRDCDCQINNFYNDCCNREKISDCGFVIQRNTLNKLLDDKIFQQNEHYIVITEGVILNRTTLMKKYGKTDFFETVISMYETCGEDFFKDFRGSFSGAIYLKSNKKWIIFTNHVGDKQVFYYINGEDFAVGSEVNYLVEWMKKSGIQYHMDETGIYFQLTYGFMGDSNTLIQEVKKLQAGTYLVIKDGKYEIKTYHRFRYNKYDLSALREDEIIEGIDQRFRKAVRLEFEKDKEYGYRHFGELSGGLDSRMTLWVANDLGYRNITAATYCKSGYIDEKIAEQIACHCGFQWIFKSLDDASMMFDVDKITKMSFGLDYYLGMAHSNSLYEHLNLKDIGLCHTGQLGDVIVGGTYAFYPYPVKNFDVHKANSNMLISRVDRSHLRQYDWLELYCLYVRGFLGTLNSHAMRQNYFEIVSPFLDIDFIEYCLSIPLNMRFQHNIYKKWIVKKYPDAAQFKWETINAKITDSKLKVALIHIIRRGPAKLTKMLGIKSDLTLPVNMNPYDLWYFHKAQVKEFMDSYFADNIETYGMGAQLLEDMKMMYTRGNATEKAQVLSVLSALKLYFDKKNG; this comes from the coding sequence ATGCCCGGCTTTTTTATATCAAATCGGGATTGTGATTGCCAGATCAACAATTTTTACAACGATTGCTGTAACCGGGAGAAAATCTCTGATTGCGGTTTCGTCATTCAGCGAAACACGTTGAATAAACTACTGGACGATAAGATTTTTCAGCAAAATGAGCACTATATTGTTATCACCGAAGGTGTTATCCTCAATAGAACCACTCTGATGAAGAAATATGGAAAAACTGATTTTTTTGAAACCGTAATTTCCATGTATGAAACCTGTGGCGAGGATTTTTTCAAGGATTTCCGCGGCAGTTTTTCCGGAGCAATCTATTTAAAGTCCAATAAAAAATGGATTATTTTTACCAACCATGTTGGTGACAAACAAGTCTTCTATTACATAAACGGAGAAGATTTTGCGGTTGGAAGCGAAGTAAATTATCTTGTTGAGTGGATGAAAAAATCCGGTATCCAATACCACATGGATGAAACGGGTATTTACTTCCAGCTGACTTATGGATTTATGGGCGACAGCAACACTCTGATTCAAGAAGTGAAAAAGCTGCAAGCCGGAACTTACCTTGTCATTAAAGATGGCAAATATGAGATAAAGACATATCATCGTTTCCGTTATAACAAATATGATTTGTCCGCCCTCCGAGAGGATGAGATTATAGAAGGAATCGACCAGCGATTCAGGAAAGCCGTTCGCCTCGAATTTGAAAAAGACAAGGAGTACGGATATCGGCATTTCGGTGAGTTGAGCGGCGGTCTGGATTCCCGCATGACACTTTGGGTTGCAAATGATTTGGGATACCGGAATATCACGGCAGCGACCTATTGCAAATCGGGATATATAGATGAAAAAATCGCAGAGCAAATTGCATGCCATTGCGGCTTTCAATGGATTTTCAAATCTCTGGACGATGCCAGCATGATGTTTGACGTCGATAAGATTACAAAGATGTCTTTTGGGCTAGATTATTATTTGGGTATGGCCCATTCCAACAGCCTTTATGAACATTTAAATCTTAAAGATATCGGCTTATGCCATACCGGGCAGTTGGGCGATGTTATTGTCGGTGGTACCTATGCTTTCTATCCATATCCTGTAAAGAACTTTGATGTTCATAAAGCAAATTCTAATATGCTGATTTCCAGAGTTGACAGGTCACACCTTAGGCAGTATGACTGGCTTGAGCTTTATTGCCTTTATGTGCGGGGATTTTTGGGAACACTGAACTCTCACGCGATGCGTCAAAACTATTTTGAAATTGTTTCACCGTTTTTGGATATTGATTTTATTGAATACTGCCTTAGCATCCCGCTGAATATGCGGTTTCAACATAATATCTATAAAAAGTGGATCGTGAAGAAATATCCGGATGCGGCTCAGTTCAAATGGGAAACAATCAACGCAAAAATAACGGACAGCAAACTTAAAGTTGCACTTATTCATATTATCAGGCGAGGTCCTGCAAAACTGACGAAAATGCTAGGCATAAAGTCTGACCTGACGCTGCCTGTAAATATGAATCCGTACGATCTGTGGTATTTTCACAAGGCGCAAGTAAAGGAATTCATGGATTCTTACTTTGCCGATAACATTGAAACTTATGGAATGGGAGCGCAATTGTTGGAGGATATGAAAATGATGTATACACGCGGCAATGCAACGGAAAAAGCACAGGTACTGTCTGTACTGTCGGCTTTGAAACTCTATTTTGATAAGAAAAATGGATAA
- the wzy gene encoding O-antigen polysaccharide polymerase Wzy, protein MSRILKKISLPYIVLLAIVLSFIIALSLGNNNIVFLSILALFLWNIVYCFEDLKGRVLFFAFQITFFTFLLGKLTVRFFSGQTFLDGFSDSILRHIFLCLFLSMLSVFAGFSIFHGKKQSYSTPSAPMQSDLGRFVRDISKVVLYATFAPYMAQIIERIIFVRNSGYLSYYREFNSAIPFPIKKLGEMCIPALFLFLATMPSKKQCKIPLLLYFLAGVATLGYGQRNGFVLAAALILIYACLRDKIHNDGTVWVSKKMILCIILAMPFLLVFLSLLLYFRMNQMAKFSFFSAITDFFDRQGITVTLLGYGIQYQNDFPAGKFYLFGPIIDFLNKNVISQSLFHFPVYRSQTVDMALLGNSFGQTISYFVNPDQYLAGLGLGSCYIAEAFHDFGYVGVVLVSALYGFILAKSTRIFEKHMFLGAFQLFMVKEILYAPRDAAFTFLTSAFNFINVFTVLGICFFAKALLNLQKKRSTMPHGKSNKILVLINSCFPYDKGESFLENEIPFADGFDKIYLFPCQVENDQTKRIVSNDKIQIIPLKKVTGKGRKLLQSMICLFHPKFWKELRFLMQNGKMNFRTVKFLLSFMQTGMSSTQKIKRQLQKDGISEESNIVFYSYWMFYHAFAAVSLKKQFPNSKAVSRCHGFDLYEYRNPDHYIPFRQYIIENLDTIFSISEDGKNYIESSYPNFRKNIVVSRLGTMDYGVRTIDTISSPFRIISCSWISPVKRVWKIVDALSQIRDIEIEWTHVGSGQQFESLKKYANKKLGPNIHAVFLGAVSNLDLMRLYQQNDYHLFVNVSESEGIPVSIMEAMSFGIPVVATNVGGVGEIVFDGKSGILIDKDFDNQDLVNAIRDFATMDISVYDAYRNNTRKCWEKKFNAARNFTEFYKILRG, encoded by the coding sequence ATGAGTAGAATTTTAAAAAAGATAAGCTTGCCTTATATTGTTTTGCTTGCGATTGTTTTGTCTTTTATTATTGCTCTCTCCTTAGGGAACAATAATATTGTGTTCCTCTCAATCCTTGCCCTTTTTCTGTGGAATATCGTTTACTGTTTTGAGGATCTGAAAGGAAGAGTACTGTTTTTTGCCTTTCAGATTACTTTCTTTACCTTTTTGCTTGGAAAACTGACCGTTCGTTTCTTTTCCGGACAAACATTTCTGGATGGTTTTTCGGACAGCATACTTCGGCATATCTTTCTCTGCCTGTTTTTAAGTATGCTGTCCGTTTTTGCAGGTTTTTCGATTTTTCACGGAAAAAAACAATCATATTCCACCCCTTCGGCACCTATGCAATCGGATTTAGGCCGTTTCGTCCGCGACATTAGCAAAGTTGTTCTTTATGCGACATTTGCGCCTTACATGGCCCAAATTATCGAAAGAATTATTTTTGTGAGGAATTCTGGGTATTTAAGCTATTATAGGGAATTTAATTCCGCTATTCCCTTCCCCATTAAAAAGTTGGGGGAAATGTGTATTCCTGCTCTTTTCCTTTTCCTTGCAACTATGCCGTCGAAAAAGCAATGCAAAATTCCTCTGTTGCTATATTTTCTGGCCGGAGTCGCCACTTTAGGTTACGGTCAAAGAAACGGATTTGTTCTAGCAGCCGCCTTGATTCTTATTTATGCCTGCCTTCGTGACAAAATCCATAACGACGGTACCGTTTGGGTCAGTAAAAAAATGATTCTGTGTATCATTCTGGCGATGCCGTTTCTGCTGGTCTTTTTGTCGTTACTTCTCTATTTCAGAATGAATCAAATGGCAAAGTTCTCATTTTTTAGCGCAATTACCGATTTTTTTGATCGACAGGGCATAACGGTAACATTGCTCGGTTACGGCATACAGTACCAAAATGATTTTCCTGCTGGAAAGTTTTATTTGTTCGGCCCAATCATCGACTTTCTCAATAAAAACGTGATATCACAGTCCTTGTTTCATTTCCCTGTTTACCGTTCCCAGACGGTGGACATGGCTCTTTTGGGAAATTCTTTCGGCCAAACAATAAGCTATTTTGTCAATCCTGATCAATATCTAGCTGGCTTGGGGTTAGGCTCCTGCTATATTGCCGAGGCTTTTCATGATTTCGGTTACGTCGGGGTTGTTTTAGTCAGTGCTCTGTATGGATTTATTTTAGCGAAAAGCACTCGAATTTTTGAAAAACACATGTTTTTAGGTGCGTTTCAGCTTTTTATGGTGAAAGAAATTCTCTACGCACCTAGGGATGCGGCTTTTACGTTTCTAACATCCGCATTTAATTTTATTAATGTTTTTACGGTCCTTGGCATTTGTTTTTTTGCAAAGGCGCTTTTAAATCTGCAAAAAAAACGGTCTACCATGCCCCATGGAAAATCTAATAAGATCCTTGTTCTTATTAATTCTTGTTTCCCCTATGACAAAGGAGAATCCTTCCTGGAAAATGAAATACCATTTGCAGATGGTTTCGACAAAATCTATCTTTTCCCCTGCCAAGTAGAGAACGACCAAACGAAGCGTATCGTTTCTAACGATAAAATTCAGATTATTCCTCTGAAAAAGGTCACCGGTAAAGGCAGAAAGCTCCTTCAATCCATGATATGCCTGTTTCATCCGAAATTCTGGAAAGAACTCAGGTTTCTGATGCAAAATGGAAAGATGAATTTTCGGACAGTTAAATTCCTGCTTTCTTTTATGCAAACAGGAATGTCCTCTACCCAGAAAATCAAACGGCAGCTTCAGAAAGACGGCATTTCCGAAGAATCCAACATTGTTTTTTATTCCTATTGGATGTTTTATCATGCATTTGCCGCTGTCAGCCTGAAAAAACAGTTTCCAAACAGCAAAGCTGTTTCCAGGTGCCATGGCTTTGATCTTTACGAGTATCGCAACCCAGATCATTATATTCCCTTTAGGCAATATATTATCGAGAACTTGGACACGATATTCAGCATTTCCGAAGACGGGAAAAACTACATCGAAAGCAGTTACCCAAATTTCAGAAAGAACATAGTGGTCTCCAGGTTGGGTACTATGGATTATGGAGTCCGAACGATAGATACGATATCGTCGCCTTTCCGTATCATTTCCTGTTCCTGGATTTCGCCGGTAAAGCGCGTTTGGAAAATTGTTGACGCCCTCTCACAAATTCGGGATATCGAGATTGAATGGACGCACGTCGGAAGCGGTCAGCAGTTTGAATCGCTGAAGAAGTATGCCAATAAAAAGCTGGGGCCCAATATCCATGCGGTTTTCTTAGGCGCCGTTTCCAACCTTGATTTAATGAGGCTATATCAGCAAAACGATTATCATCTTTTTGTCAACGTTAGCGAATCGGAGGGAATCCCGGTATCAATCATGGAGGCAATGTCCTTCGGAATTCCCGTCGTTGCTACGAACGTAGGCGGCGTCGGTGAAATCGTCTTTGACGGAAAAAGTGGGATTTTAATCGATAAGGATTTCGATAATCAGGATTTAGTCAATGCCATTAGGGATTTTGCGACAATGGATATCTCCGTTTATGACGCATACCGGAATAACACCCGAAAATGCTGGGAAAAAAAATTCAACGCTGCTAGGAATTTTACGGAATTTTATAAAATACTAAGGGGATGA
- a CDS encoding glycosyltransferase, with product MKKLVYIFTYKLPDVSGESNGNGVIKKIWNQYEIFRKSYDTYLLGYTGNQIGLFHEDKITIMPNSFLKVPRRWNLFAAGEKIAQEMGASFFYIRYGFSDGIFVKMLRAIKKSGASTILEIPTFPYKRTFYRDRLLHRLIMRPLDCHYRKKLFHYVDRIATFSEDRKIFGIPCIHIVNGISVNSIPVRKPVPHKDAIHLIGVASMRSSHGYDRMISGLSEYYRNGGERKIVFHVVGDGPELPKYKDMVEKYSLQSHVIFHGPQFGEALDELFNSSDVAVECLGCHRNNIFIESSLKSREYVARGIPMISSCKIDVIPEDFPYLLPIPGDESPVDISEVLKFYDKVYKAEPVETVIQKMRAFALLHFDMENTMQPILQEFERMKSENE from the coding sequence ATGAAAAAGTTAGTTTATATTTTTACATATAAACTTCCGGACGTTTCCGGAGAAAGCAATGGCAACGGCGTCATCAAAAAAATATGGAACCAATATGAAATATTCCGGAAATCTTACGATACCTATCTGCTCGGCTACACCGGCAATCAAATTGGCTTGTTTCACGAAGACAAAATAACAATTATGCCGAACTCCTTTTTGAAAGTGCCCAGAAGATGGAACCTGTTTGCCGCGGGGGAAAAGATTGCGCAGGAGATGGGAGCATCCTTTTTTTATATTCGGTATGGCTTTAGTGATGGCATTTTTGTTAAAATGCTGCGGGCAATCAAAAAGAGCGGTGCCTCCACGATTCTGGAAATTCCAACTTTTCCTTATAAGCGCACTTTTTATCGGGACCGACTTCTTCACCGTCTGATAATGCGGCCGCTCGACTGTCATTACCGAAAAAAACTCTTCCATTATGTCGACCGTATTGCAACCTTTTCGGAAGATAGAAAGATTTTCGGGATTCCTTGCATACATATCGTCAATGGAATCTCCGTTAACAGTATTCCGGTTAGAAAACCGGTTCCTCACAAGGATGCCATTCACTTAATCGGCGTAGCATCCATGCGGAGTTCTCATGGATATGACCGCATGATCAGCGGGTTAAGTGAATATTACAGAAATGGCGGGGAAAGAAAAATCGTTTTCCATGTCGTTGGCGACGGTCCGGAACTCCCGAAATACAAAGACATGGTCGAAAAATATTCTCTGCAAAGCCATGTCATTTTTCATGGACCCCAGTTTGGCGAGGCATTGGATGAACTTTTCAATTCAAGCGATGTTGCTGTAGAATGCCTAGGCTGCCATAGAAACAATATATTTATAGAGAGTTCCTTGAAAAGCAGGGAGTATGTGGCAAGGGGAATCCCGATGATTTCTTCCTGCAAAATTGACGTCATTCCGGAAGATTTTCCTTACCTTCTTCCTATTCCGGGGGATGAAAGTCCCGTCGATATTTCGGAAGTGCTCAAATTTTACGATAAAGTCTATAAAGCGGAACCTGTGGAAACTGTAATTCAAAAAATGCGAGCTTTTGCCCTCCTTCATTTTGATATGGAAAATACAATGCAGCCAATCTTACAAGAATTTGAACGGATGAAATCGGAAAATGAGTAG
- a CDS encoding glycosyltransferase family 2 protein → MEPLVSVVITVYNGERYLENCVECILNQSYRNFEILICDDCSTDRTPEILERLSKQDSRIHVLTNHSNLKAGASRNRCIQESHGQYIMIQDSDDVCEKNRVERLLESLVNDETVQFVSSGYYMFDEKGIYKTIVPKIERPEKEDFLFTLPFCHAASMFEADCLKAIGGYRISKETRRSQDYDMFMRLYAAGYRGKNIKDILYGYRVDKEAIRRRKFRYRIDECKIRYQRFKQLGLLPKGFLYVLKPIPAYFVQLLKGNRG, encoded by the coding sequence TTGGAACCTCTTGTATCAGTTGTCATCACAGTATACAACGGCGAAAGATATCTTGAAAATTGCGTGGAGTGCATTCTCAATCAGAGCTATCGTAATTTTGAAATTCTCATCTGCGATGATTGCTCCACGGACAGAACTCCTGAAATTTTAGAGCGTTTAAGCAAACAGGATTCCAGAATTCATGTTCTGACCAACCATTCGAATTTAAAGGCCGGGGCCAGCAGGAACCGCTGTATTCAGGAAAGCCACGGACAATACATCATGATACAGGACAGCGACGACGTTTGTGAGAAGAACCGGGTCGAGCGGCTTCTTGAAAGTCTTGTTAACGATGAAACCGTGCAGTTTGTCAGTAGCGGATATTATATGTTTGATGAGAAGGGCATTTACAAAACAATTGTTCCGAAAATTGAGCGACCGGAAAAAGAAGATTTTCTTTTTACATTACCTTTTTGTCATGCAGCATCCATGTTCGAGGCAGATTGCCTGAAAGCTATTGGTGGTTACCGAATCAGTAAAGAAACGCGCAGATCACAAGACTATGATATGTTTATGCGGCTTTACGCGGCCGGGTATCGCGGAAAAAATATCAAGGATATTCTATATGGATATCGTGTCGACAAAGAAGCGATTCGCCGAAGAAAGTTCCGGTACAGAATCGATGAATGTAAGATAAGATACCAGCGGTTCAAGCAGCTTGGACTGCTGCCGAAAGGGTTCCTCTATGTTCTGAAGCCTATTCCTGCGTATTTTGTCCAACTGCTGAAAGGCAATAGAGGATAA
- a CDS encoding glycosyltransferase family 4 protein encodes MLETKSTSRKALIVANTGRFIALFELDNIRILQSLGYEVHCFADFHESAYHDLTKKVEDLGVIIYNADSFRSPFRLKNIKVYHQLVDIMNKNKFDFVDCHTPMGGVLARLAARTTKTRPIQYTAHGFHFFKGAPIHNWLCYYPVERFLSRFTDTLVTINHEDFERAKSLHAKRVLYIPGVGFDTAKFKNTQVDRKKKRQELGIPLEAFLIVSVGEINKNKNQHVIIEAISKISDFNPYYLICGEGPEKENLKALSKELGIEQQVIFLGFRNDIAEILKIADCFAFPSKREGLGIAALEAMASGLPIITSNASGILDYSENGKTGFICSPDDACGFANAICKLAHDENLRQQMSSYNQSKVLKYDIKNVRQTMVDIYKSI; translated from the coding sequence ATGTTAGAGACGAAATCAACATCACGCAAAGCACTAATTGTAGCCAACACCGGCAGATTTATTGCTTTGTTTGAACTTGACAACATTAGAATTCTTCAAAGTTTAGGGTATGAAGTTCACTGCTTCGCGGATTTTCATGAAAGTGCTTATCATGATTTAACCAAAAAAGTAGAAGATCTTGGCGTCATCATTTATAATGCCGATTCTTTTCGTTCCCCGTTCCGATTGAAAAATATAAAAGTCTACCATCAGCTGGTAGATATAATGAACAAAAATAAATTTGATTTTGTGGACTGCCACACTCCAATGGGTGGAGTTTTAGCCCGTTTGGCAGCACGAACAACAAAAACACGCCCCATACAATACACGGCACACGGATTTCATTTTTTTAAAGGCGCGCCAATACATAACTGGCTTTGTTATTACCCCGTTGAACGTTTCCTCTCCCGTTTTACCGATACCCTAGTTACCATTAATCATGAGGATTTTGAGAGGGCGAAATCCCTTCATGCAAAGCGGGTCCTGTACATTCCAGGCGTGGGGTTTGATACGGCAAAATTCAAAAACACTCAGGTCGACAGAAAAAAGAAAAGGCAGGAACTTGGCATTCCACTGGAAGCTTTTTTAATTGTATCTGTGGGTGAAATCAATAAAAATAAAAATCAACATGTCATAATCGAAGCCATATCCAAAATATCGGATTTCAATCCATATTATCTCATTTGTGGAGAAGGCCCGGAAAAAGAAAATTTGAAGGCATTAAGCAAAGAGCTCGGAATTGAGCAGCAAGTGATTTTTCTCGGATTCCGAAACGATATTGCGGAGATTTTGAAAATTGCAGATTGCTTCGCATTCCCATCGAAGCGGGAAGGGTTGGGAATTGCCGCACTGGAAGCAATGGCTTCTGGATTACCCATTATAACATCGAATGCAAGCGGCATATTGGATTACTCTGAGAATGGAAAAACAGGTTTTATTTGCTCTCCAGATGATGCCTGCGGATTTGCAAATGCGATTTGCAAATTGGCGCATGATGAAAATCTCAGACAACAAATGAGCTCTTATAATCAATCAAAGGTCTTAAAATATGATATTAAGAATGTCAGGCAAACGATGGTTGATATTTATAAAAGCATATAA